The sequence AGCATCTCGCAAAGCTTTGGGAATAATAACTTGACCCGTACTTGACAAGTGTGTTAATTCCATTTAAAAGACATCTCAACCAGTAATAAATTTGTAATAATTTTAGCATGAATAGCGTCGCACCCTCTAAAAACATTACCTGGTGAGCGAACAGGATGCGATCGCTAATGTTATACTGCGAGGTAGCAAGGGTAATATTATTGAGGAAAATCATGTTAAACGAAACAACAATCGAACAGCGTTTAGCAACTATCGAGCATACAGTTGCTGACCTTAAACGCCGAATTGACAGTACTCCTACTGCTAATAATTGGCTGGAAAAGGTGATCGGTTCAATTTCTGATGAGGCAGCTTTTTTGGAAGCTTTGGAGTACGGAAAGTCATTGCGCTACGCTGAGGAACCTATAGATGAAGCGTCGGAGTAGCCGTGAAATACTTGTTGGATACTGACCACATTAGCTTTCTACAACGGCGATCGGGAGCGGAGTATGCAGTATTAGCTACTCGCATCGCTTTCCACCAACCTACGGATTTTGCCTTTTCTATCGTCAGTTTTCACGAGCAAGTAATTGGCGCTCATACCTTTATTACTCGTTCCCAAACACCTGCTAATACAGTTCGTGGATATATCCTCCTGATGGAAATCATTCAAGGGTTTTCGGCAGCACCGATCTTGCCATTCGATCCTGGGGCGGCGACAGTCTTCGAGGAGTTACGATCGCAACGAGTTCGTATAGCAACGATGGATTTACGGATCGCAGCGATCGCACTTTCGCGGAACTTGGTGCTGTTGACTCGCAATATTAGTGACTTTAGCAGGGTTCGCGGCTTGATGACAGAGGATTGGACAGCATGAACTGCCAAGTGTAGAGATAATAGTATCTCTTTGATGGGAATACGGTAGTGGTAACTGAGTTACTCGGAATTTGCGATCGCACCCTCTAAAAATACTACCTCGTGAGCGAACAAAATGCGATCGCGCAAGCGTTGGGAGGGATATCGCGTTCGATGATTCTGGTCATAAAAACATATTATATTATTTACGCTGACAGACCTAGCGAATCGTGCCGCAACCTCTACTTGAGTTACGCTAGACTTACGTTAAAGCCTTTCACCAGTAGCGATCTATGAGTATTACCGTAACACTTAGTCCAGAAGCAGAAGCAAAGCTCTTTGAAGAAGCTGCCAGACAGGGAAAAGATGTTTCTATTGTTGCTGCTGAATTATTAGTGAAAATTTTGGAGTGGGAAGCACAAGACTATGCAGAAGCGATCGCAGGTATCCAACGTGGTTTAGACGACTTTGCAGTAGGTAAATCCCGCTCATTTGAGGCATTTGCAGAAGAACAGCGTCGTAAATATAACCTACCATAATCTATCAGCTAAACAATGAAGTATCATGTAAAGATTTCAAGTGTGGCTTGTGAAGGAATGATTTCAGAATTTGACGGAAATATCAAAATGGGATATGCTCTTCAAAGAGTCATTTGACCTACTTTCAGCCAACCAAAAACCTGCTCAACAGTCAAATCTAATGTAAAAAACTCTGGTATTGGCAGGCGATCTTGCCCCGTTAACTCAACAGGTTCTTGTCCAGGAATAAATGCTAAAATCAACCGCTCCTCTGGATCGATTAACCATCCAAGCTGAGTCCCATATTTCAAGCAGTGCAAGATATTACTAATAACCTTAGTTGCTTTCTGGTCGGGCGAGAGAATTTCTACTGTCCAGTCGGGATGAATTTCAAAGGCATTGGGAACTTCGCCATCTGCTTCAAAAGTGATTCTCTCCCAAGCAAACACTGTAGCATCAGGCACAATAGAACGCCCACCAAAAGTACAACGCAATTCGGGAAAAGCTAGGGCAATTTTTTCGGTTTCCGCAACCAGATTGACAGTGTTGCAAAACTTGAGTTGCAAGCGAGAGTGTTTGCCTTGGGGCATCGACTTTTGGTGAATGCGTCCGTTAATAAATTCACTGGCAGGTTGAGTGTCCGGCAGTTTTAGGAAAGCTTCCAGAGTGAGGGAGGTCGGAAGTGCTATTGTCATCGCTTCTGCCCTAATTTTATCGTTCCTATCCCCAAAATAGCTTGGATTTCCGATTTTTGCTGCCTGTTGTTAAGAATTGACAAGAGCCGGAACTTTTGGATTGAGCAAATCTGCGATCGCACCCAAAAGTTCATCTTCTTGATAAGGCTTAGTGAAATATCCCACAGCCCCCATTTCTAGGGAAATGAGGCGATGTTTTTCACCCCGGCGAGAAGTCAGCATTACCACAGGCACCTTAGCTAAATCAGGCTCTTGACGACGATGATTTAAAAATTCAAACCCATTCATCGAAGGCATTTCAATATCGCAAATTACTAATTCGATCGCGCGATTTTGGCGCATTTGCTGTAATGCCTCAGCACCATTTTGCGCTTGTAACACTTGGTAGCCCGCTCTTTGCAGCAGCAATGCCAGAGTTTGCCGCACGCTAATGGAATCATCCACCACCAAAATTTTAGGCGAAGAAGATGGCAGGTGAAGAGGGGGAGAGGGGGCCAGAGGTAGAGCGGGAGTATTTTCTTTTTCCCTGTTAGGAGTCTCCTGCTGTACAAGTTTGTCAAATAAGCGATCGACTAAGGCACTACCATCAATAACGAGAGTGAGGCGACCATCGGCTAAAGTGCTACCACCATAAACATAGCTCGGAGGTGCGATCGCTTTACCCAAAGGTCTGATCACCAGTTCTTGTTCGCCCAAGATTTGGTCAACTTCCAACCCCAAAAGTTCCTGATTCTGGCGTAGCAGCAGCAACGGACTATAACCAGAGACTTGGGAATGGGAAGTATAACCAAGCAAATCTGCCATATTATATACAGGCACCATAGATTGAGAGTTGCCCGTACTCCAGCGCAAAACTTTTTGACCTTCCAGTTGCTGAATTTGGGCAGATTTAGGGATGATTATCTGTTCCACAGCATCGGATAGCAGCGCATAAACAGCACCACCCGCCTCACAAACCATCAACTTTGCCACCGTTAAAGTGAGCGGGAACTGTAGAGAAAACGTAGTTCCTCGCTGCGGTTCGGAGTAAACCGTAACTGAGCCAGAAACCGCTTGCATTTGGGAACGAACAACATTCAAACCGATACCGCGACCGGAAAGTTCGCTAACTTGGGAGACGGTGGAAAATCCCGGCTCAAATAATAAATCCAATACCGCATTCTCAGATAAACTCTTAGCTTGTTCGGCAGACATCCAATTCAGTTCAACAGCACGCTGACGGATGCGCTCTAAATCTAGTCCCTGACCATCATCGCTTACTTCAATTATTGTTTGATTTCCCCGATGATAGGCGCGAATTTCAACGTTACCTGTTTCTGGTTTTCCGCACCTAGATCGAATTTCAGGAAGCTCTATGCCGTGATCGAAAGCATTACGCACTAAATGCAGGAGGGGATCGTACAGCTTGTCTGCCAGCGCCCTATCCACTAGCACATCTGTACCTTGTAGTGTAAGTTCTACTGATTTGCGATGAGCTGTCGCCAGTTGTTGCAAGAGTCGGGGAAAGCGGCTAAAAATTTCCCCAACAGGCAACATTTGTGCCTCTCTCATGTCATCTTGCACGTTCTTCAACAGGCGTCGCTGTTTTTCAATAATTTGACTGGATTGCCTTGCTAATATGTCAGTAGAATCTGTGGCTTCTTCCAGTTGAACGATTTCTTCTAGGGCAGACTGCAACAGTACGTGAAGTTCGCTGTAGGTATCCAATTCCAAGGAATCAAAACTAGAGCTAAATTCAGATTTAAAATTTGAGATTGCCGATGGGATTTTTCCTGGTTGAATTTGCAATTTAAAATTTGAAATCTGCCATTTTGCACTTTGACGTTCCTGAGAACTAAATATTTGATCGGACCAGTCGCGCAGTTCGCTCATTGTTTGCTCGTGGCGTCGCAAGCGCAAGCGCGATCGGACCACAGATTCTTGAATTTGTTCGGCAATGTTACCCAGCCGATTTTGGTTAATCAACAATTCACCCGCCCAGTGACTTAGGCGTTTTAGCAGTTCTAACTCAACTCTTACAGATGGGGCTACCGATTTTGGATTTTGGCTCGTTCCCTGGCTTCTACCTGGAATTGCGGATTTTTGATTGATGAATTGAGAATTGAGAATTGGGAATTGCGAATTTTCTCGATTTTCCCTGCTTTCGGGATCGTTCGCCACCTCGGTTAGCGTTGCATCTGTTGTCTGCTGTTCTAGTTGGTTAATTTCATAACTCCCTTCACCAAGATCGACTGCGAAGCTGCCAAAAACATCGTCCAGCGTTGGATCTAAAGATATCTCTGGAAAATCAACAGAGTTTTCTATATCAACAAGAGTTTCTGAATCATCTTGAAAGCTAGAGAATAGCAGATCTGATTCATAGAAAAGAGATTCTTCATTTTCCTTTTCTCCCCCACTCAAGAGATCCTCTGCCCCCCTACTCCCCTGCTCCTCTGCCCCTCTGCCCCCCTGCCCCTCTGCTCCTCTGCCCCCCTGCCCCTCTGCTCCTCTGCCCCCCTGCCCCTCTGCTCCTCTGCCCCCCTGCCCCTCTGCTCCCGAAGCCACTCCTGCTGACAGAATTGTCCCGGCTAGCTGTTGTAAAGTAAAGGAGGGTTCTCCACCACGGGTGCGATCGCCTGCTACCACAGCCGCCCACCCTTGCCAAAAATCTGTCAGCGCCACCTTAGCAATAGTAGCTGCCTGTTTTGGATGAAGATCTAGAGCCGCAACAGTTTTTTGTGCGATCGCACCAAACCCCGGTAAATTTAGAGATTCCGCCAAGCCTACAAAAATTTCCGCCTGTTCTCGTAAAGCTGGATCTACCTGCCACGGCTTGCAATTCTTTAAAACATCTGCTAACTCTTCCAGCCGTTGTTTCACACCAACTTCAAAAATAGATTTAGTGATATCAAATCCCAGTTCAAGTGAAGTTGGAATATGAGTTTCTCGACCAAAATAATCTCCTAATTTTTCTTGCAATTGGGCAAAAATATAAACCGTCCGATCCAAAACTTCACTGTCATTCACATAACCGCCTTGGATCTCCAGCATCAAAGGTAAGCGCAGACACTCGTACCCCTGAAGCAACAGCGTTTCCAACTCCGTATCAATCACCAAATCGGGGTTATAAAGAGCCTTAAATACATCCTCCAAATGGTGGGCTACGGTTTTAATTGTCTCTAAACCCATATTAGCCGCGGCACCTTTGAGGGTATGGGTTGTCCGCATCAGACTATGGACTTTAACAAGGCTGTAATCTGACTTTAAAGTTAGCAAATCTTGCTCCATCGCTTGCAACAGTTCTGGCGCTTCTGTAACAAAGTATTGATAACCTTGTTCGCGGATAGTAGTGTCAATGCTCATGATTTTTGGATTTCAAATTTAAAGAGATTTCAAATTTTAGATGGGAGATTTCAAATTTTAATTAAGAAAATCTGAAATCTGAAATTAATTAAATCTTGCACTTTCAGCCTTTGCCTATGATGTCCGGTCGCATCGTTAGTGTAAGATTGATATCGTCAAATTGTCTGTTTTTATCGTAGGTTAATTTTTACCGCAGATAAAGAAGGATGAACGCTGATGAACGCAGATATGAGAACAATTGAAAGAGATTTCAGATTTCAGATTTTCTTAATTTTAAATTTGAAATCTAAAATCTAAAATTTGAAATCTCTTTCACTCAATTGACTTTGAATCGTCCGACACTAGCCTGCAAATCTTCTGCCATTGTTAGTAACTCTTTGAAGGAAGCTGAAATATTCAGAGAATCCGCAGAAGTTTTGTTAGCGATCGCAGCCACGCTCGTCATCGTTTCAGTCACAGAGTGAGATTGCTGAGTTTGCAACTGAGTCGCCTGTGTAATCCCCTCTACCAACTTTTGAATTTGTGCCGTCGCAGTCACGATCTCATTCAAACTCTGGCGACTTTCATTTACCAGATGAGTACCTTGCACCACCTGTTGAATGCCGGTATCCATCGCTATTACGACTTCCCCCGTTTCCGATTGAATTTCCTGCACCAGCTGCTCGATTTCAGTTGTTGCTCCCGCCGACTGACGAGCCAGACTACGCACTTCATCCGCTACCACAGCAAACCCCTTACCGTATTCTCCCGCTCTCGTAGCTTCGATCGCAGCATTGAGCGCCAACAAGTTAGTTTGAGTAGCCAAATCCCGAATCAAATTCACCACTTTCGAGATTTTTTGCGATGATTCGCTCAGGCGCTTAATCTTCTTACCAGTTGTCGCCACCGTCTCCCGAATTGTGATGATTTCCTCCACCGTGCGGTTCATCGCTGCATCACCTTGGCGTACAGTTTGGTTAGCTTGCTTTACCGCCACTTCCACCTGATGAGCGTTTATTGCCACCGCTTGCGTGGAATCTACCATCGCCTTAACCTGTCCGAGAGCCTGGGTGAGTTCCTGGAACTGATGCTGGGATTCCTTAGAGAGTACCTCAATCGACAAACCGCTCACCTGAGAAGTCTGTTGCACCTTTCCAGCCGCAGCCTGCACCTGCACGAGGATTTTGCGTAAGCTTTGAATCATGTTATTGTAAGCATCCGCGATCGTCCCCACTTCATCGGTTGTGATCGGAAGTCGTCCAGTCAAGTCACCCTTCAAAGTCGGCTGAATAGCACCCAGCAACTGAATAGCTCGTTGTTGCAACAGCTCTTTTGCTTCCTTCTCCCGTTTTGCCGCCGTAGCCAATTCCTCAGATTGCTGCTTAACTTGTTCCACATATTTGGCTTGTCGCAAAGCCACACCCATTTGGATACCAACTTGAGCCAGCAAGTTCACCTCAGAATCTTCCCACTGACGAACATCTGAGTGTTGATAAGAAGCTAGCAAACCCCAAAGCGTATCGCCCACAAAAATCGGCACGATAATATAAGCTTTGATCTCATAATGCTCCAGCATTTCGACGTGACAGCGAGACAAACCAGCCTTGGTGACATCATCAGCTTTGGAGTGAATATCTTCGACGGCAAACTTTTGATTGTTGCGATATCGACCGCCTTGGGTTTCTTGCAAGTGGGTATCTTCCCAAACGGTGGTAAAATCGGGGCCGACCCATTTCCTCCAGCTACCGCCTACCGCCTCTGCCACAAATATCCCACTCCAGTCGGGTTGGAACTGATAAACTGCCACGCGATCGCAATTGAGCAACTGTCGCATTTCCTGGGTAGTCGTCTTGAAGATATTATTAACATCTAACGACAGCCGAATCTTGTCGATAACTTTAGTTAGCGTTTGCTCCCGTTGTGCTACCTCACCCAGTTTTTCAGATTTTTTCTGCAATTGTTTGATGCTTTCGCTTTGCAGCAAGGCTACTCCTAATTGAGTGCCAATCTGAGTCAGCAAATTCACCTCAGACTCTTCCCAATGACGAGAACCTGTGTTTTGATAAGCACCAACTAAGCCCCAAAGCTTTTCTCCTGCAAAAATCGGCACAAGTATGTAGGCTTTGGCCTCAAATTGCTCCAAAAGTTCTATGTAGCAATCTGGAAAACCTGCCTTGGAGACATCATCAACTACGAAATTGTGGCGTTCGTGGCGATGTCCTCCTCTAGTTTGCTGCAAATAAGTGTCGGCAACTCTGAATTTGGCTCCCTTTCGTTGTAGCGTACCGCCATAATCAACAATGTCGTCTACGTAGTGGTTATCATCTGAATGATTGTTTACTAGACTCGTCCAGCCGGTAGCAACGGACTCGGCCATGAATGTACCGCTCCAATCGGGATTGAAGTGATAAATTACTACTCGATCTGCACTTAACAACCGTCGGATTTGTTGAGTGGTTGTTTTGAAAATTGTGTCGATGTCCTGGGAATTCTGAATCTTATCGGCAATTGATTGTCCAACTTTACCGATAATCTGAATAAAGTTTTTCTCCCGTTCGGCTACAACAGTTAACTGTTCCGATTTATCTTTCAGTTGTTGCAGATAGTTCGCTTGACCCAAAGCAACCCCAAATTGAGCGGCAATTCGCTTGGCAAAATCAATTTCATGGGTTTGCCACTGACGCGGGCCATTGCACTGGTGGATGCAAAGCAATCCCCACAATTCTTCTCCGTTTATTAAGGGCACAATTAAGTTAGCTCGGATTTGAAATTGGGCGAGTAACTCAACGTGACATTCGGACATTCCCGAATTGTGGATATCAGCAACCGCTTGGATTCTACCCTGCCGATATAGAGGAGCAAACTGTTCTCCGAATAAGTGGTCGCGTACTTTTAATCCCAATGTTGAAGTGTAGCTAGATAGGACATCCTCGGAGATAAATTCTCCTTCGTCAAAGCCTTTTTCAGGAAAGAAGCGAAACACTGCCACGCGATCGGCATTAAGTAGCTGTCTGACTTCTCGGCTAGTTGATTTGAATAGGGTATCCAGATCCTGGGATTGTCGGATGCGACTGATAACTTTGTTCAAGGTTTGCTCTTGTTCCACCTGACGTTGCAACTGCACGCGGAATTCATGCGGCTGCATAATCATGGAGAGTTCTATGGCAATCTGATAAACTAAGTTGATTTCTGTTTCCAGCCAATGACGGGTTGTACTGCACTGTTGTACTACCAGCAAACCCCATACTTTTTCATCCATCAACAGGGGTATGCTTAAAGTTGCTTTTACTTGCAGATTCTCCCGCAACTGCATTTGAGAAAGGGTGATTTCGTTGGCAGAAATATCATCAATTGCTACAACTTGCCGAGATAAATAATCTGAGGCTCGATCGGCCCCAAAACAACTGCTGGCAAAACTTTGTCCCAAGGATGAAGTCAATTCTCGCTCGCTTGCTTCTGCTACGACGACCCCAAAGCTATCTCCGTTGAAGCGATAGATCAGTACGCGATCGGCTTGCAGGTTTTTCCGCAGTTCGATGACGGCGGTTCTTAGTTTGGTATCTACGTCTGGTGCTTGGCGAATTGTAGATGCGATCGCAAATAATTTGTCTCGCTCGCTCTTAAATTGTGCTTGAATGCTTGTATCCCAGGTGGCTTTAAATTTTTGCTCTACGTTGGCCACCAAACTTTCTATCCGCAGCACTTTATTTTGGAATTCCGGTGTTTTCCATACGACCGATTTTTCTAAGTCTGATTTTAAGCTGCCCAATGCTGTAGCGATTATGCGGATAGGGGAACTGCCATTTATCTGGGGCCGATCGCCTTTATTACCGTTAGTTTCTTGTTCGGTTTGATTACTTTGGTAGTACGCAGTCATGATTAAGCCTCAGTCAATCGATTTTGGATTTTGGATGAAAGGATTTTGGATGAAAGGATTTTATTAACCAGGACTTACGCAAAAACCTTGGTTTTGCCCCCCCGCCCCCCCAAATCTGGGGGGCCCCTCCTCATTCCCCCCAGATTTGGGGGGCTAGGGGGGAGAAAAGCGTAAGTCCTATTAACTTTGAAATTTCTTCCAAAGAGGAGCTTGTGCTAGCGCTTCAGCATTAAGTA comes from Argonema galeatum A003/A1 and encodes:
- a CDS encoding Uma2 family endonuclease, translating into MTIALPTSLTLEAFLKLPDTQPASEFINGRIHQKSMPQGKHSRLQLKFCNTVNLVAETEKIALAFPELRCTFGGRSIVPDATVFAWERITFEADGEVPNAFEIHPDWTVEILSPDQKATKVISNILHCLKYGTQLGWLIDPEERLILAFIPGQEPVELTGQDRLPIPEFFTLDLTVEQVFGWLKVGQMTL
- a CDS encoding type II toxin-antitoxin system VapC family toxin, which translates into the protein MKYLLDTDHISFLQRRSGAEYAVLATRIAFHQPTDFAFSIVSFHEQVIGAHTFITRSQTPANTVRGYILLMEIIQGFSAAPILPFDPGAATVFEELRSQRVRIATMDLRIAAIALSRNLVLLTRNISDFSRVRGLMTEDWTA
- a CDS encoding GAF domain-containing protein → MTAYYQSNQTEQETNGNKGDRPQINGSSPIRIIATALGSLKSDLEKSVVWKTPEFQNKVLRIESLVANVEQKFKATWDTSIQAQFKSERDKLFAIASTIRQAPDVDTKLRTAVIELRKNLQADRVLIYRFNGDSFGVVVAEASERELTSSLGQSFASSCFGADRASDYLSRQVVAIDDISANEITLSQMQLRENLQVKATLSIPLLMDEKVWGLLVVQQCSTTRHWLETEINLVYQIAIELSMIMQPHEFRVQLQRQVEQEQTLNKVISRIRQSQDLDTLFKSTSREVRQLLNADRVAVFRFFPEKGFDEGEFISEDVLSSYTSTLGLKVRDHLFGEQFAPLYRQGRIQAVADIHNSGMSECHVELLAQFQIRANLIVPLINGEELWGLLCIHQCNGPRQWQTHEIDFAKRIAAQFGVALGQANYLQQLKDKSEQLTVVAEREKNFIQIIGKVGQSIADKIQNSQDIDTIFKTTTQQIRRLLSADRVVIYHFNPDWSGTFMAESVATGWTSLVNNHSDDNHYVDDIVDYGGTLQRKGAKFRVADTYLQQTRGGHRHERHNFVVDDVSKAGFPDCYIELLEQFEAKAYILVPIFAGEKLWGLVGAYQNTGSRHWEESEVNLLTQIGTQLGVALLQSESIKQLQKKSEKLGEVAQREQTLTKVIDKIRLSLDVNNIFKTTTQEMRQLLNCDRVAVYQFQPDWSGIFVAEAVGGSWRKWVGPDFTTVWEDTHLQETQGGRYRNNQKFAVEDIHSKADDVTKAGLSRCHVEMLEHYEIKAYIIVPIFVGDTLWGLLASYQHSDVRQWEDSEVNLLAQVGIQMGVALRQAKYVEQVKQQSEELATAAKREKEAKELLQQRAIQLLGAIQPTLKGDLTGRLPITTDEVGTIADAYNNMIQSLRKILVQVQAAAGKVQQTSQVSGLSIEVLSKESQHQFQELTQALGQVKAMVDSTQAVAINAHQVEVAVKQANQTVRQGDAAMNRTVEEIITIRETVATTGKKIKRLSESSQKISKVVNLIRDLATQTNLLALNAAIEATRAGEYGKGFAVVADEVRSLARQSAGATTEIEQLVQEIQSETGEVVIAMDTGIQQVVQGTHLVNESRQSLNEIVTATAQIQKLVEGITQATQLQTQQSHSVTETMTSVAAIANKTSADSLNISASFKELLTMAEDLQASVGRFKVN
- a CDS encoding transferase hexapeptide repeat containing protein, which codes for MLNETTIEQRLATIEHTVADLKRRIDSTPTANNWLEKVIGSISDEAAFLEALEYGKSLRYAEEPIDEASE
- a CDS encoding hybrid sensor histidine kinase/response regulator — translated: MSIDTTIREQGYQYFVTEAPELLQAMEQDLLTLKSDYSLVKVHSLMRTTHTLKGAAANMGLETIKTVAHHLEDVFKALYNPDLVIDTELETLLLQGYECLRLPLMLEIQGGYVNDSEVLDRTVYIFAQLQEKLGDYFGRETHIPTSLELGFDITKSIFEVGVKQRLEELADVLKNCKPWQVDPALREQAEIFVGLAESLNLPGFGAIAQKTVAALDLHPKQAATIAKVALTDFWQGWAAVVAGDRTRGGEPSFTLQQLAGTILSAGVASGAEGQGGRGAEGQGGRGAEGQGGRGAEGQGGRGAEEQGSRGAEDLLSGGEKENEESLFYESDLLFSSFQDDSETLVDIENSVDFPEISLDPTLDDVFGSFAVDLGEGSYEINQLEQQTTDATLTEVANDPESRENRENSQFPILNSQFINQKSAIPGRSQGTSQNPKSVAPSVRVELELLKRLSHWAGELLINQNRLGNIAEQIQESVVRSRLRLRRHEQTMSELRDWSDQIFSSQERQSAKWQISNFKLQIQPGKIPSAISNFKSEFSSSFDSLELDTYSELHVLLQSALEEIVQLEEATDSTDILARQSSQIIEKQRRLLKNVQDDMREAQMLPVGEIFSRFPRLLQQLATAHRKSVELTLQGTDVLVDRALADKLYDPLLHLVRNAFDHGIELPEIRSRCGKPETGNVEIRAYHRGNQTIIEVSDDGQGLDLERIRQRAVELNWMSAEQAKSLSENAVLDLLFEPGFSTVSQVSELSGRGIGLNVVRSQMQAVSGSVTVYSEPQRGTTFSLQFPLTLTVAKLMVCEAGGAVYALLSDAVEQIIIPKSAQIQQLEGQKVLRWSTGNSQSMVPVYNMADLLGYTSHSQVSGYSPLLLLRQNQELLGLEVDQILGEQELVIRPLGKAIAPPSYVYGGSTLADGRLTLVIDGSALVDRLFDKLVQQETPNREKENTPALPLAPSPPLHLPSSSPKILVVDDSISVRQTLALLLQRAGYQVLQAQNGAEALQQMRQNRAIELVICDIEMPSMNGFEFLNHRRQEPDLAKVPVVMLTSRRGEKHRLISLEMGAVGYFTKPYQEDELLGAIADLLNPKVPALVNS